The Pyricularia oryzae 70-15 chromosome 5, whole genome shotgun sequence genome includes a region encoding these proteins:
- a CDS encoding aldehyde dehydrogenase 3H1 encodes MTSTTTTVTSVTPIKTTYSTPAEVDDAHSTLHATFRTGLTKDLAWRRWQLKQLWWMMDENMDRIFDALKADLNRHHFESLFTDIRSVKADIISHLKNLEDWTSTKPINTGIPLGSWLFKARIRKEPLGVAFIMGAWNYPMLLLLQPVISAITAGCCVLLKPSDLSVHSERLLQELVPKYLDPRAIRIVTGGPAETGYMLEKRFNHIFFTGSTKVGHIVAAAAAKHLTPVVLELGGQNPVIVHKTADIDYSARRIAFAKFQNAGQICLSVNHVFVDPEVADEFVERASYWCAKFVEGEARDHLTHIVNTRNFDRLCGLLDATSGKVVQGGGRDRETCYLQPTVVRDVTLSDPLMSEELFGPILPVITATPDEAIRTISSGPSPLALYMFARDDAFVEHVLDRTLSGGVTVNNIAVHVAFDDAPFGGVGDSGHGAYHGRHGVDSFVHRRPVVHIPSWVDRLLGFTYPPYSMDNAGKMTIKNSLGFKKGETMEDQRRVAGRGRLWYATAVGVGGVVAAVGARYLQA; translated from the coding sequence atgacctccACAACTACTACAGTGACCAGCGTCACCCCCATTAAAACAACTTATTCGACTCCAGCTGAAGTGGACGATGCTCATAGCACACTGCATGCAACTTTCCGTACTGGCCTCACCAAAGATTTGGCGTGGCGGCGATGGCAGCTCAAGCAGCTGTGGTGGATGATGGACGAGAACATGGATCGCATATTCGACGCCCTCAAGGCAGATCTCAACCGGCATCACTTTGAAAGTTTATTTACAGACATCAGGTCTGTAAAAGCCGACATAATCTCGCACTTGAAAAACCTCGAGGACTGGACGTCCACAAAGCCCATCAACACCGGGATCCCCCTCGGGTCGTGGCTCTTCAAGGCGCGCATTCGCAAGGAGCCGCTTGGAGTTGCCTTCATCATGGGTGCCTGGAACTATCCAATGCTACTTCTCTTGCAGCCTGTGATCTCGGCAATCACCGCCGGTTGCTGTGTGCTCCTTAAGCCGTCAGATTTGAGCGTCCACTCGGAGCGGCTTTTGCAGGAGCTCGTGCCCAAGTATCTAGACCCACGCGCCATCCGCATCGTCACGGGTGGGCCGGCCGAGACGGGCTACATGCTCGAGAAGCGCTTTAACCACATCTTCTTCACGGGATCCACCAAGGTCGGCCacatcgtcgccgccgccgccgccaagcacCTGACCCCGGTCGTGCTGGAGCTCGGCGGTCAGAACCCGGTAATCGTGCACAAGACGGCTGACATCGACTACTCGGCGCGACGCATCGCCTTCGCCAAGTTCCAAAACGCCGGCCAGATCTGCCTCTCGGTCAACCACGTCTTTGTCGACCCCGAGGTGGCCGACGAGTTCGTCGAGCGCGCCTCGTACTGGTGCGCCAAGTTCGTCGAGGGCGAGGCCAGGGACCACCTGACCCACATCGTCAACACGCGCAACTTTGACCGCCTCTGCGGCCTGCTCGATGCCACCTCGGGCAAGGTCGTGCAGGGCGGTGGGCGCGATCGCGAGACCTGCTACCTCCAGCCGACGGTCGTCCGCGACGTCACCCTGTCGGACCCGCTCATGTCCGAGGAGCTGTTCGGCCCCATCCTGCCCGTCATCACGGCGACACCCGACGAGGCGATCCGCACCATCAGCAGCGGGCCGTCGCCGCTAGCGCTGTACATGTTTGCGCGCGACGACGCCTTTGTCGAGCACGTGCTCGACCGCACCCTCTCGGGCGGCGTGACGGTCAACAACATTGCGGTGCACGTCGCGTTCGACGACGCGCCGtttggcggcgtcggcgactCGGGCCACGGCGCCTACCATGGTCGCCACGGGGTCGACAGCTTTGTGCACCGTCGGCCCGTCGTCCACATCCCGTCCTGGGTCGACAGGCTCCTCGGCTTTACGTACCCCCCGTATAGCATGGACAACGCCGGCAAGATGACTATCAAGAACTCGCTGGGCTTCAAAAAGGGCGAGACCATGGAGGACCAGCGCCGCGTTGCCGGGCGCGGCCGCCTCTGGTATGCTACTGCCGTGGGCGTGGGCGGCGTTGTGGCTGCCGTTGGTGCGAGGTATTTACAGGCTTAG
- a CDS encoding glucose-repressible protein codes for MDTVKNAANYVSETVQSATSGASKEANKEVAKDNNASLGTRAEAGIDALKDKGNEHKHDASATANKEAAKH; via the exons ATGGACACCGTCAAGAACG CCGCCAACTACGTCTCCGAGACCGTCCAGAGCGCCACCTCGGGTGCTTCCAAGGAGGCCAACAAGGAGGTCGCCAAGGACAACAACGCCAGCCTTGGAACTCG TGCCGAGGCCGGCATTGACGCCCTCAAGGACAAGGGCAACGAGCACAAGCACGATGCTTCGGCCACCGCCAACAAGGAGGCTGCCAAGCACTAA
- a CDS encoding microfibril-associated protein — protein sequence MPPKFTANPQKPSRYRAGKPTQPESSSESDSDDEQPREKAAKKVPEPAAAARKPTGAGKIISTGSASKSVVPSVKPSTGVDAAARARAEAERKAKEDGFVTESEESGSGESGEEDSDDESGSSSSSEDEAPRRRLMMRPKFIPKSQRNAAQDASASGDKPDEEADAAARQAALDAAIEEQVRKDAAAKAAGQKHWEDDSDAEPGSDFVDDTDDIDPEAEYAAWKVRELKRLKREREAIEEREREVQEKERRMALTEEERRAEDEAKIAKQREEQANRGKMGYMQKYFHKGAFFADDAAREGLNKRDLAGVRFQDDVKNRELLPQALQMRDMTKLGKKGATRYKDLRSEDTGRWGDSGGKDRYGRGLGDRFDGDERFRPDNDRGGGYGPDGAKGANAIPLGERKEDSRRDRYQESRRDDSRDRDRKSYRTRSRSRSPRRQDRRDYDRDRHTSRSPRRDRRDYSRERRKRSTSRGGRDGDHGDKRRRIDTR from the coding sequence ATGCCGCCCAAGTTCACAGCGAATCCTCAGAAGCCCTCGCGGTATCGCGCCGGCAAGCCCACTCAGCCAGAATCATCGTCCGAGTCCGACAGCGATGATGAGCAGCCGAGGGAGAAAGCAGCCAAGAAGGTGCCAGAGCCTGCAGCTGCGGCGCGCAAGCCCACCGGTGCCGGGAAGATCATCAGCACCGGCTCAGCCAGCAAGTCAGTGGTGCCGTCTGTGAAGCCCTCGACTGGGGTAGACGCAGCCGCCCGCGCCCGTGCCGAGGCGGAGCGCAAGGCAAAGGAGGACGGGTTCGTTACAGAAAGCGAGGAGAGCGGCAGCGGGGAGTCTGGGGAGGAAGATTCGGACGATgagagcggcagcagcagcagcagcgaagACGAGGCGCCGCGGCGCAGGCTGATGATGCGACCAAAGTTCATTCCCAAATCACAACGCAACGCTGCACAGGATGCATCAGCGAGTGGAGACAAACCCGACGAGGAAGCAGACGCGGCAGCCCGTCAGGCGGCTCTAGACGCCGCGATCGAAGAACAGGTCCGCAAGGACGCCGCAGCCAAGGCGGCCGGTCAGAAGCACTGGGAGGACGATTCGGATGCTGAGCCCGGATCCGATTTTGTGGATGACACGGACGACATTGACCCTGAGGCCGAGTACGCGGCGTGGAAGGTTCGCGAGCTCAAGCGTCTCAAGCGCGAGCGGGAGGCGATCGAGGAGCGGGAACGCGAGGTGCAAGAGAAGGAACGCAGGATGGCGCTGACCGAGGAGGAGAGGCGAGCCGAGGACGAAGCCAAGATCGCCAAGCAGCGCGAGGAGCAGGCCAACCGGGGAAAGATGGGTTATATGCAAAAGTACTTCCACAAGGGCGCCTTCTTCGCCGACGATGCAGCCAGAGAGGGCCTCAACAAGAGAGACCTCGCGGGCGTAAGGTTCCAGGACGATGTCAAAAACCGGGAGCTGCTCCCACAGGCGCTTCAGATGCGTGACATGACCAAGTTGGGCAAGAAGGGCGCTACAAGGTACAAGGATCTCCGGTCTGAAGATACAGGGCGCTGGGGAGATAGTGGAGGAAAGGATCGATATGGCAGAGGGCTGGGAGATCGCTTCGATGGCGACGAAAGGTTCAGACCGGATAATGACAGGGGCGGCGGCTACGGCCCGGATGGTGCTAAGGGCGCCAATGCAATTCCCTTAGGAGAAAGGAAGGAGGACAGTCGCAGGGACAGATATCAGGAGTCTCGCCGTGACGACAGCAGGGATAGAGACAGGAAGAGCTACAGGACTCGGTCAAGATCGAGGTCGCCAAGGCGGCAGGACAGGCGAGACTATGATAGAGATCGGCATACTTCAAGATCGCCCAGGCGTGATCGAAGAGACTACAGCAGGGAACGGAGGAAGCGATCTACATCTCGAGGTGGTAGAGATGGGGATCACGGTGATAAGCGACGAAGGATAGACACAAGATAG
- a CDS encoding transmembrane protein 16K, whose protein sequence is MGWEPPKLQFDDADEVFPPPPDWKPRRIDEDAITYRDKYVVLYDYSEIDQDKAIQELGELVRDLDSVGLHTEVRAGHEQTLLIFVKAPREVLGNYVYKSRVKDWLYGVSSERPAVGAKNQIVDGAFEAEDLLSMYHLVSWSKSLGGAGITPGLGKWERVKSIFPLHNERVNQGLLIDLSKRIFLTRTDLDRIRNLFGAKVAMYFAFLQTYIVFLFFPAVAGFLAWAFLPKYSLGFALLIELWCITFLEYWKLQEVDLGIRWTVRGTGELKVNRPKFQPDKITRDQTGELVHHYAKWKQVVWQIPQIPFFVASLVSLGGIIVMVFALEVLISEAYEGPYKYYLEYLPTVLLAVLLPRISGFLEGVTTTLTEWENHRTADTYEMSQTQKLFVLNFIISYLPIFLVAFVYVPFGDVIVPQLEALVHRFISASHMTSAFHSDPDKLRNEVIALTVTGQITGAGEELILPYILHKGRSWYRDWRSARISRTKTIDFKTVMADDPAETEFLRRARNEADLETYDVQADYLEMILQFGYLALFSPVWPLVPIGFLVNNWFELRSDFIKICHGSQRPDPVRADSIGPWIESLEFLTWAGSISTAAIVHIFGDRDTWGGHLLHRGEWWSLPLTVFVSEHVYLLSRAVVRNVLNRIGSEQIRRERRERYVMRKQFLAELEANNKAATGLDVKERERRKSVRVTGADLFWTKQVDAELSYEAGANIIRTLKADAEHPSDFEVKEE, encoded by the exons ATGGGTTGGGAACCCCCCAAGCTCCAATTCGACGATGCAGATGAAGTGTTCCCCCCTCCTCCGGATTGGAAACCTCGCCGCATCGATGAGGATGCAATAACATACCGTGATAAATATGTCGTGCTGTACGATTACAGTGAAATCG ACCAGGACAAAGCTATCCAGGAGCTCGGAGAGCTCGTCCGCGACCTCGATTCCGTTGGTCTACACACCGAAGTTCGCGCAGGCCACGAGCAGACCCTGCTTATATTCGTCAAAGCTCCGAGGGAGGTCCTCGGCAACTATGTCTACAAGTCAAG GGTAAAAGATTGGCTCTATGGAGTTTCCAGCGAGCGCCCAGCGGTCGGGGCCAAGAATCAGATTGTCGACGGCGCCTTCGAGGCCGAGGACCTGCTGTCCATGTACCACCTGGTCAGCTGGAGCAAGAGCCTGGGCGGCGCCGGAATCACGCCGGGTCTCGGGAAATGGGAGAGGGTAAAGTCGATATTCCCTCTACACAACGAAAGGGTCAACCAGGGGCTGCTCATCGACCTGAGCAAGCGCATATTCCTGACCAGGACCGACCTGGACCGCATCCGGAACCTGTTCGGCGCCAAGGTGGCCATGTACTTTGCCTTCCTGCAGACTTACATCGTGTTTCTCTTCTTCCCGGCCGTCGCTGGATTCCTGGCCTGGGCGTTCCTGCCCAAGTACTCCCTGGGCTTTGCTCTGCTCATTGAGCTCTGGTGCATCACCTTCCTCGAGTACTGGAAGCTGCAAGAGGTCGATCTCGGCATCAGGTGGACcgtcaggggtaccggcgaACTCAAGGTCAACCGGCCAAAGTTCCAGCCTGACAAGATCACTCGGGACCAGACCGGTGAGCTGGTGCACCACTATGCCAAGTGGAAACAGGTCGTGTGGCAGATTCCGCAGATACCTTTCTTTGTTGCGTCGCTGGTCAGCCTGGGAGGCATCATCGTTATGGTGTTTGCCCTTGAGGTTCTGATATCGGAAGCGTACGAGGGCCCGTACAAATATTATCTC GAATATCTCCCTACCGTTCTTCTTGCTGTCCTCCTGCCCCGTATTTCGGGCTTCCTAGAGGGCGTCACAACGACTCTGACCGAGTGGGAGAACCACCGAACCGCAGACACGTACGAAATGTCCCAGACGCAGAAGCTCTTCGTGCTCAACTTTATCATCAGCTACCTGCCAATTTTCCTGGTCGCCTTCGTATATGTGCCTTTCGGGGACGTCATTGTCCCCCAGCTCGAGGCCTTGGTCCACCGCTTTATTTCAGCCAGCCACATGACGTCGGCCTTCCACTCGGACCCGGATAAGCTCCGTAACGAGGTCATCGCCCTCACCGTGACTGGCCAAATCACCGGCGCGGGCGAGGAGCTCATCCTGCCGTACATCCTGCACAAGGGACGCAGCTGGTACAGAGACTGGCGGTCGGCGCGCATCTCGCGGACCAAGACCATCGACTTCAAGACCGTCATGGCGGATGACCCGGCCGAGACGGAATTTTTGCGCCGGGCGCGCAACGAAGCCGACCTCGAGACCTATGACGTGCAGGCAGACTACCTCGAGATGATACTGCAGTTTGGGTACCTGGCCTTGTTCTCTCCCGTGTGGCCCCTGGTCCCCATCGGATTCCTGGTCAACAACTGGTTCGAGCTGCGGTCCGACTTTATCAAGATCTGCCACGGCTCGCAGCGCCCCGACCCGGTCCGTGCCGACTCGATCGGGCCCTGGATCGAAAGCCTCGAGTTCCTCACCTGGGCCGGCAGCATCTCGACGGCGGCCATCGTGCACATCTTTGGCGACCGCGACACGTGGGGCGGCCACCTGCTGCACCGCGGCGAGTGGTGGTCCCTGCCGCTGACGGTCTTTGTGAGCGAGCACGTCTACCTGCTCTCGCGGGCCGTGGTGCGCAACGTGCTGAACCGCATTGGGTCGGAGCAGATCCGCCGCGAGCGCCGGGAGCGCTACGTCATGCGCAAGCAGTTCCTCGCCGAGCTCGAGGCCAACAACAAGGCCGCCACCGGTCTCGACGTCAAGGAGCGCGAGCGCCGCAAGTCGGTGCGCGTCACCGGCGCAGACCTCTTCTGGACCAAGCAGGTCGACGCCGAGCTCAGCTACGAGGCCGGTGCGAACATCATACGAACGCTCAAGGCCGACGCCGAGCATCCCTCGGATTTCGAGGTCAAGGAGGAGTGA